The window TCTCACACGAGAATTCAGCAACTTGGGCATCGGTGTCTATACAGCCAGCAACGCCAGTGAGGGGCTTGATTTGGTCGATGCCATGGACAAAACATGGGTTGTGTTACTCGATGTCAAAATGCCTGGACTAAGCGGACTGGCTGGCATTAAGGTATTCAAACAAAAAAGCAACGTAGAACATGTGGTCTCCATATCAGGTCTTGAATCACCAACCTGGGAACCACGTGCAGTGGCTGCAGGTGCAACATTGTTTGTTTCAAAGAACAACACGTCCATCAGCATCTACAACAAGATGCAAAAACTATTTAGAGTGAGTAGCATGCCATCTGTTGTTCAAACGGCAGAAGAACAACCTGATTTCCGACTGACTCAAAGGCAATTGGAAGTGCTGCATCTAATATCGCTGGGCCATCCCAACAAAATCATTGCTGACTATCTGGAAATCAAAGAACAGACAGTCAAAATTCACATCAATCAAATATTCAAAGAATTGCGGGTTTTCAATCGCACGCAGGCGGTTCTTAAAGCTCAAAAATATCAGTTGTTGAGCAATTAACGCCACATGCATCACTGCTCAGCAATAAATACATGAATCAAGAAAATCTACAAGCTGAGTTTCCAAATTTTGAGCAGCTTGTGGCGACTGAGAAGCTGCAATACATGCACAGCTTCGCCAAATCCAGCACCATTGCCACTGTACTGGCGCCCATTTTGTGCATCCCTCTTTACTGGAGGACCACTGACAACCTGCTGATCAATGCTTGGTTTGCGATGATGGCCGTGGTGGTCATCGGACGTTTTTTCCTGATTAAAAAAATTGATGTCAAGGCAAATGTTCAAACCAACTTGCTGCTTCTTAACATTGCATTAGGAACTGTGACTTTTGTTTGGGGCATTGGCTGGTTCATTTTTGTGGACACTGCAGACCCAGCCAATTACTTGATTTATCAAATCATCAGCTTAACGATTTTGTTTGTTGGCATGGTGGGCTACTGTGTCAGTTGGAAATCTTTCACTTACTTTGTGTTGCCGCTCAAACTACCTGAGTTGCTTTTCATCGTCACGCACTACGAATTCATTTTTTGGCCCATTCCAATTGGCTCCATGGTGGCATTCTATTTGGCCATCAAAATGGCCATGCTTTTTTCTCAATCATGGGAAAAGTCGTTTTCATTGCGACTTAAGAATGACGCCATGATTGATCAACTGGTCGCTGAAAAGAATGCCTCCATTGCGGCCAACGTTGCCAAATCTGAGTTCATTGCCACAGCCAGCCATGATTTGCGTCAACCCATGCAATCGATCAATATCTTTGTAGACATGATTGACGCCAAAAATCTACCCGAGTACGAAAACCGGGTATTTGCACGCATGCGCAATAGCATCGCCGTCCTTAATAACATGTTCAATACACTGTTAGACATCAGCAAACTTGATTCAGGTGTTTCTCCACGAAACATTGAGTTTTCAATTGCGCAATTGGCACACGATCTGGAAGTTAGTTTTTCTGATTTGTGCAAAGAGAAGAACCTCTCTTTCACGGTCAAACACCAAAACATTTTTGCGAAAGGTGACCCTCAACTTCTAGAGCAAATTCTCAGAAATTTATTGTTCAATGCCATTCAATATACAGATACTGGAAGTATTGTTGTTGCATTTGACAGTGAACAGGGCCAACTTAAATTCAGTGTCAAAGACTCGGGGCATGGCATTCCAGCCGCAGATTTGCCAGTGATATTCAAAGAGTTTTTTCGCTCTGAGCACTCTCGATCACATCACGATGGCCTGGGCTTAGGCCTGTCGATTGTCAATCGCATTGTTCAAAAAATTGGCGGCGAGTGCACTGTCAACTCAGAACTTGGGGTTGGCTCTCTTTTCACAATTCAAACACGCTACCCTGTAACGCAAGGCAACGCGTTGCTCAAAAATAGAGTGGGCTCACAGACTGCAATTCACGGCAGCGCTGAGCCGACGGCATTGATCGACGAAGTGCTTCACTCTTCGGTTGGTGTGAATCTGGGCATCATTGAGAACGACTACTCTCTCAAAAATGCATATGCACAGTATTTCACACGTGCAGGCTATTCTGTGTATTTGATTCCGCATGACGAGAACGAGTTTACAGAATACCTCGCAGAGCTTCCTGAGTTGCACTTTATTTTGAGCGATTTCCGACTGGGTGAAAGAAATGGCATCTTCTTCATCCAAAAATTGCGTGAAGAATTCAACGAAGAAATTCCTGCTTGCATTGTGACAGCGGACACTTCACCCCAGCATTTGCAGCTGTTTGACAAACTGAACATTCAAGTGTTGTACAAACCAATCGACATTCAGTCGATTGAAGCATTCATCGCAAAGAGCCTACCGCCGAAGCAGAAGTTGTAAAAGTACGCGACTTTTCAATCAGTTTGGTATTTTTTAAAACTTGCTTTTTAATTTGCAAAATTTGAGCTCTCCCCAGACATGTCTGTATGAGCGGCCTAGATGTTTGGCTGCCTCTCCAATCGATCCCTGAGAGTGCAAACTTTCAAGCAACTCAACCAAAGGATGCCCCAGTTGACTGCCTGTAGGCTTGTCTGAGTATTTGTACTCTGTCGCAATGTATCGCATTGTTT is drawn from Limnohabitans sp. 103DPR2 and contains these coding sequences:
- a CDS encoding response regulator transcription factor, whose translation is MSELFARTANCEKLFSAAFCTIYNLSFIENRRAAAKIKRAMTHQYSNALLIIDDHPVYREALGEILTREFSNLGIGVYTASNASEGLDLVDAMDKTWVVLLDVKMPGLSGLAGIKVFKQKSNVEHVVSISGLESPTWEPRAVAAGATLFVSKNNTSISIYNKMQKLFRVSSMPSVVQTAEEQPDFRLTQRQLEVLHLISLGHPNKIIADYLEIKEQTVKIHINQIFKELRVFNRTQAVLKAQKYQLLSN
- a CDS encoding ATP-binding response regulator, with the translated sequence MNQENLQAEFPNFEQLVATEKLQYMHSFAKSSTIATVLAPILCIPLYWRTTDNLLINAWFAMMAVVVIGRFFLIKKIDVKANVQTNLLLLNIALGTVTFVWGIGWFIFVDTADPANYLIYQIISLTILFVGMVGYCVSWKSFTYFVLPLKLPELLFIVTHYEFIFWPIPIGSMVAFYLAIKMAMLFSQSWEKSFSLRLKNDAMIDQLVAEKNASIAANVAKSEFIATASHDLRQPMQSINIFVDMIDAKNLPEYENRVFARMRNSIAVLNNMFNTLLDISKLDSGVSPRNIEFSIAQLAHDLEVSFSDLCKEKNLSFTVKHQNIFAKGDPQLLEQILRNLLFNAIQYTDTGSIVVAFDSEQGQLKFSVKDSGHGIPAADLPVIFKEFFRSEHSRSHHDGLGLGLSIVNRIVQKIGGECTVNSELGVGSLFTIQTRYPVTQGNALLKNRVGSQTAIHGSAEPTALIDEVLHSSVGVNLGIIENDYSLKNAYAQYFTRAGYSVYLIPHDENEFTEYLAELPELHFILSDFRLGERNGIFFIQKLREEFNEEIPACIVTADTSPQHLQLFDKLNIQVLYKPIDIQSIEAFIAKSLPPKQKL